CAACGCCGCGGTATCGCCGACCCAGTACAGGACATCCGCCCCCGGTAGCTCCACCATCCGCGCTCCGGCGATGTGCTCGGCGAGGTAACGACCGTGTCCAACCGGGATGTAGGCCGAACCGGCGCGATGCAGAATTAGCGTTCGAGCCTTGATGCGCCCCAACGCATCTCGTACGTCCGCCTCGGCCATGACCTGCGAGACGGCACGCGCCATACTCGGCGGTCCGGCACGGTTGCCAGCGAGATCCCACCACGCCCGGAACACGTCATCGCGGGCGACACTGGGCGCAACGATGCCGAGCACGTCGAACCCCTGCTCCATGGCATCCGGTTCCAGCGCCACGGTCAGGAATGGGTTAACCCGATGGGCTTTGGCGCCGACCGGATAGTCCGGTGCCCACATCGCACGTGCCGAGCCGTTGACGACGATCAGGCTACGCACCCGCTCGGAGTAGTCGGCGGCAAGAACCAGTCCGTTCATCGCGTGGAAGTTGGGCGCAAAGATCGTCGCCTGCTCGCATCTCACCGCGTCCATCACCGCGATCGCGTCCTCGGCCCAGAACTTCGGCCCCAGCATGGTCATCGAGGCCATCCGTGACGAGAGCCCGACCCCACGGTGGTCGAACCGGATCACCCTGCTGAACGACGCAAGACGGCGATGGAAGCGGTACAGCGAGGGCTCATCATCAATCGAATCGATGGGGACGAATGGCCCCGGCAACACCAGCAGATCCGGCGGACCGTC
The nucleotide sequence above comes from Mycobacterium decipiens. Encoded proteins:
- a CDS encoding adenylate/guanylate cyclase domain-containing protein; this translates as MAQAPRTRYARCGDIDIAYQVLGDGPPDLLVLPGPFVPIDSIDDEPSLYRFHRRLASFSRVIRFDHRGVGLSSRMASMTMLGPKFWAEDAIAVMDAVRCEQATIFAPNFHAMNGLVLAADYSERVRSLIVVNGSARAMWAPDYPVGAKAHRVNPFLTVALEPDAMEQGFDVLGIVAPSVARDDVFRAWWDLAGNRAGPPSMARAVSQVMAEADVRDALGRIKARTLILHRAGSAYIPVGHGRYLAEHIAGARMVELPGADVLYWVGDTAALLDEVEEFITGVRGFVTERVLTTIVFTDIVGSTQRAAALGDGRWRDLLDNHDAIVRHEIQRFGGREVNTAGDGFVATFTGPSAAIGCADEIVDAVRVLGIEVRVGIHAGEVEVRGADVAGMAVHIGARVAALAEASEVLVSSTVRDIVTGSRHRFTERGERELKGMPGRWRLYALVREPATSGS